One Thermofilum pendens Hrk 5 DNA segment encodes these proteins:
- the cmk gene encoding (d)CMP kinase, with the protein METLRLVVAVSGTPGSGKTTYARFIAERYNLRYVSSGSLFREMAKKLGVDLIRLHSMAEENEDIDRAVDSRAIEEAKKGNVVIEGHLAVWLLKDIADVKVIFDAPLEVRARRIAQRESIPLEKALEEIKIREKSNYERARRYYNLDIRDYTVADLVVNTYPLDVEAVKSVVAAFIDGYLRARMRIGV; encoded by the coding sequence ATGGAGACCCTCCGGCTAGTAGTAGCGGTAAGCGGGACTCCTGGGAGCGGAAAGACCACGTATGCCCGGTTTATCGCCGAAAGATACAATCTGAGATACGTCTCAAGCGGCTCTCTATTCCGAGAAATGGCGAAAAAACTTGGAGTAGACCTTATCCGGCTTCACTCGATGGCCGAGGAAAACGAAGACATAGATAGAGCCGTAGACTCTAGGGCCATCGAGGAGGCTAAAAAGGGGAACGTCGTCATAGAGGGGCACCTAGCCGTCTGGCTCCTAAAAGACATAGCGGACGTGAAAGTGATCTTTGACGCCCCGCTAGAGGTTCGGGCTCGTAGAATAGCGCAGAGGGAGTCCATACCGCTGGAGAAGGCTCTCGAAGAGATAAAGATCAGAGAAAAGAGCAACTATGAGAGAGCGAGAAGGTACTACAACTTGGACATACGCGATTACACAGTAGCTGACCTTGTAGTGAATACTTACCCCCTCGACGTTGAGGCCGTGAAAAGCGTCGTCGCAGCTTTCATCGACGGCTATCTCCGTGCCCGCATGCGTATAGGCGTTTAA
- a CDS encoding transcription factor S — translation MEFCPKCGGLMVPSVVNGKKVLRCSRCGYIVEKSNPGTYRVSHRIERTPKDVVTLVDVDVSVLPVVSFKCENCGNDKAYVYELQTRAGDEPATRFYICTKCRKVYREYA, via the coding sequence ATGGAGTTTTGCCCTAAGTGTGGCGGGCTAATGGTACCGAGCGTGGTGAACGGGAAGAAGGTACTCCGCTGCTCTCGGTGCGGCTACATAGTGGAGAAGAGCAACCCGGGGACGTACAGAGTCTCTCATAGGATTGAGAGAACTCCGAAGGATGTAGTCACGCTCGTAGACGTCGACGTATCAGTGCTACCCGTTGTTAGCTTTAAATGCGAGAACTGCGGAAACGACAAAGCATACGTCTACGAGCTACAGACACGCGCTGGGGACGAGCCTGCAACTAGGTTCTATATATGCACAAAGTGCAGGAAGGTTTACCGGGAGTACGCCTAG
- the rpl34e gene encoding 50S ribosomal protein L34 (the function of this protein in the ribosome is unknown) has product MPRPALRSRSKKRKLVRTPGGRLALHVIDKKHDYPKCAICGRPIQGVPKLTSRLERRGVRMPTRPYGGYLCHECLRKGIKLSVWMSASKQE; this is encoded by the coding sequence ATGCCTCGCCCCGCGCTCAGGTCGAGAAGCAAGAAGAGGAAGCTTGTGAGGACACCCGGTGGGAGGCTAGCTCTCCACGTGATAGATAAAAAACACGATTACCCAAAGTGTGCTATCTGCGGTCGGCCCATACAAGGAGTACCAAAGCTTACCAGTAGGCTTGAGCGGAGAGGAGTACGCATGCCCACGAGGCCTTACGGTGGCTATCTTTGCCACGAGTGTTTAAGGAAGGGAATTAAGCTATCTGTTTGGATGTCTGCATCTAAACAGGAGTAG
- a CDS encoding DNA primase large subunit has translation MWPSSSAHTIRVILDTKDYAKYPFLREAVESIRETGLTLEDLERFDAVDDAKEKIKSVITRGEYPSIDDYQNEVPAFLTCIVILSEIGDSALSERFAVAFSKKVSENLKEEEKEERIEIAFHIASSVLGWSFDVDEKGTLIRLRYKDYLSGVPEYTGEWKLVNRLLDKGYVEVRKESFLRLIETGVKKYVLRLIEQTKVDEARIPPKLYSAVEEIASIWSKQREELLTYARNASKGKREDLFPPCIRAIIQDISAGKNLPHSARFALASFLLSVGFSVDEVLEVFKLSPDYREDIARYQVEHIAGMRGSRTKYLPYKCDNMRSYGLCRWRCENIRHPLQFFFKAARGRAPRVTELS, from the coding sequence ATGTGGCCAAGCTCCAGCGCACACACGATCAGAGTTATATTAGATACAAAGGACTACGCTAAATACCCTTTCCTGAGAGAGGCTGTAGAAAGCATCAGGGAGACTGGGTTAACGCTTGAAGATCTAGAGAGGTTCGACGCGGTAGACGACGCGAAAGAGAAAATAAAAAGTGTAATAACGCGCGGCGAATACCCTTCCATCGACGACTACCAAAACGAAGTCCCTGCTTTTCTAACATGCATAGTTATTCTCTCCGAGATCGGCGACAGCGCACTGAGCGAAAGATTCGCCGTAGCATTCTCTAAAAAAGTGAGTGAAAACCTGAAAGAGGAAGAGAAGGAGGAACGCATCGAGATAGCTTTCCACATAGCTAGCTCTGTTCTCGGATGGTCCTTCGACGTAGACGAAAAAGGAACGTTGATCAGGTTGAGATACAAGGACTACCTCTCTGGGGTCCCAGAGTACACCGGGGAATGGAAGCTCGTGAACAGGTTGCTGGATAAAGGTTACGTGGAGGTTCGAAAAGAGAGTTTCCTGAGGCTCATAGAAACCGGGGTGAAAAAGTACGTGTTAAGGCTTATTGAGCAAACTAAGGTCGATGAGGCAAGGATACCTCCTAAGCTTTACAGCGCAGTAGAAGAGATAGCCAGCATTTGGTCTAAGCAACGCGAGGAGCTGTTAACGTATGCGAGGAACGCCTCTAAGGGTAAAAGGGAGGACCTCTTTCCCCCCTGCATTCGCGCGATAATCCAGGACATCTCGGCTGGGAAAAACCTTCCTCACAGCGCCAGGTTTGCGCTTGCATCTTTCCTTCTAAGCGTTGGGTTCTCTGTTGACGAGGTACTGGAGGTGTTCAAGCTTTCGCCGGACTACCGGGAGGATATCGCCCGGTACCAAGTGGAACACATAGCCGGTATGCGCGGCTCCAGGACTAAGTACCTCCCATACAAGTGTGATAACATGAGGTCTTACGGTCTCTGCAGGTGGAGATGCGAAAACATAAGGCACCCGTTACAGTTTTTCTTTAAAGCGGCGAGGGGGCGTGCACCGCGCGTCACAGAGCTCAGCTAA
- the pcn gene encoding proliferating cell nuclear antigen (pcna), with amino-acid sequence MVKFVFPDAREWKYIIESLATIVDEANFVASPEGLKLRALDPGRIAMVDLFIPSNLFEEYSVDQETKISAVLDDIDKVLKRAKSDDKISFEVSQGRLIITLSGRAERRFKFPLIDIAGQELPSPKLNFTVAAKMLSDTFRDALKDASLVSESVKLKAEDESLWLLARSDKGEIESRFSIETGSLVEIDVKEAAEASYGIDFLDKIVSKAYRISDILGLRFATNMPLEMTFDIAGGGTLKYLLAPRME; translated from the coding sequence ATGGTGAAATTCGTATTTCCTGATGCCCGTGAATGGAAGTACATAATAGAGAGCCTTGCAACAATAGTCGACGAGGCAAACTTCGTCGCATCGCCCGAGGGACTGAAGCTGAGGGCGCTCGACCCCGGACGTATCGCCATGGTCGACCTCTTCATACCCTCGAACCTCTTCGAAGAGTACTCGGTAGACCAGGAGACGAAGATAAGCGCCGTCCTAGACGATATCGACAAGGTCCTCAAAAGGGCTAAAAGCGACGACAAAATATCCTTCGAGGTATCCCAGGGCAGGCTGATCATAACGCTATCCGGGAGAGCCGAGAGAAGGTTTAAGTTCCCGTTGATAGATATAGCTGGGCAAGAGCTACCATCACCGAAGCTTAACTTCACAGTAGCCGCTAAAATGCTGAGCGATACTTTTAGGGACGCGTTAAAGGACGCGTCGCTCGTCTCGGAGTCCGTTAAGCTCAAAGCAGAAGACGAGTCGCTGTGGCTACTGGCCAGAAGCGATAAAGGAGAGATAGAGAGCCGCTTCTCCATAGAGACGGGAAGCCTCGTCGAGATAGACGTTAAAGAGGCGGCAGAGGCGAGCTACGGGATAGACTTCCTGGATAAGATAGTGTCGAAGGCGTACAGGATCAGCGATATACTCGGCCTGCGCTTTGCCACGAACATGCCTCTCGAAATGACGTTCGACATAGCCGGCGGAGGTACACTGAAGTACCTTTTAGCTCCTAGAATGGAGTAG